Proteins encoded in a region of the Balaenoptera ricei isolate mBalRic1 chromosome 19, mBalRic1.hap2, whole genome shotgun sequence genome:
- the GP6 gene encoding platelet glycoprotein VI encodes MQLRTGRGTMCPSMAAFCLGLCLGQAIQAQKGPLPKPSLQARPSSLVPLGKPVTISCQGPPGADLYRLEELISRKYLDQAELSISAMEQRFVGRYRCSYQSGTSWSPPSNQLELVATGVFTKPSLSAQPSPAVAPGVDVTLRCQSQYSFDQFALYKEGDTGPFETPERWYQADFPITTVTAAHSGTYRCYSFSSRSPYLWSAPSDPLELVVTGTSFTPSWLPTEPSSSVTEFSEASKKLNQSLVNEVSAAETSRNATILPKESDPPTGLAFQYYTKSNLVRICLGAVILVLLVGLLAEDWHSRKKPLTHRVRAGHRPLPPLPQTQKSHSCQDGGRPDDHN; translated from the exons ATGCAGCTCAGGACAGGCCGAGGAACCATGTGTCCATCCATGGCTGCCTTCTGTCTTG GGCTGTGTCTGGGGCAGGCGATACAGGCTCAGAAAG GCCCACTGCCCAAGCCCTCCCTCCAGGCCCGGCCCAGCTCCCTTGTGCCCCTGGGGAAGCCGGTGACCATCAGCTGCCAGGGCCCTCCAGGCGCGGACTTGTACCGCCTGGAGGAACTGATATCCCGGAAGTATTTGGACCAGGCGGAGCTCTCCATCTCGGCTATGGAACAACGCTTCGTCGGACGCTACCGCTGCTCCTATCAGAGCGGGACCAGCTGGTCTCCCCCCAGCAACCAGCTGGAGCTGGTTGCTACTG GAGTTTTCACCAAGCCCTCgctctcagcccagcccagcccggcAGTGGCCCCAGGAGTGGACGTAACTCTACGGTGTCAGAGCCAGTATAGTTTTGACCAATTTGCTCTGTACAAGGAGGGGGACACTGGGCCCTTCGAGACACCTGAAAGGTGGTACCAGGCTGATTTTCCCATCACCACGGTGACTGCTGCCCACAGCGGGACCTACCGATGCTACAGCTTTTCCAGCAGATCTCCATACCTGTGGTCGGCCCCCAGCGACCCCCTGGAGCTCGTGGTCACAG GGACCTCTTTTACCCCCAGCTGGTTGCCCACAGAACCATCTTCCTCTGTAACAG AATTCTCAGAAGCCTCTAAGAAACTGAACCAGTCACTCGTGAACGAAGTTTCCGCCGCTG AAACTTCTAGGAATGCCACCATCCTTCCAAAGGAGTCAGACCCTCCAACTG GTCTTGCCTTCCAGTATTACACTAAGAGCAATCTGGTCCGGATATGCCTGGGGGCTGTGATTCTAGTACTCCTGGTGGGGCTTCTGGCAGAAGATTGGCACAGCCGCAAGAAACCCCTGACGCACCGGGTCAGAGCGGGCCACAGGCCgctcccacccctccctcagacccagaaGTCACACAGTTGTCAGGATGGGGGTCGACCAGATGATCATAACTGA
- the LOC132353904 gene encoding LOW QUALITY PROTEIN: NACHT, LRR and PYD domains-containing protein 2-like (The sequence of the model RefSeq protein was modified relative to this genomic sequence to represent the inferred CDS: inserted 1 base in 1 codon; substituted 1 base at 1 genomic stop codon), protein MTCYHFSCGLVSRSATTQQWADLSCRLKINXSLTCLNLTANELLDXGCRVLSMTLRHPACFLQRSLENCHLTEAYCKDLSSALIVNQRLTHLCLAKNALGDRGVKLLCEGLSYPECQLQALVLWCCNITSNGCIHLSMLLQQNSSLTHLDLGLNHIGITGLKFLCEALKKSLCKLRCLWLWGCAISPFSCAELLSALRSNQSLVTVDLGQNSLGYNGVLGQHELQEFAVGI, encoded by the exons ATGACTTGTTACCATTTCTCCTGCGGGCTGGTATCTCGTTCTGCCACCACTCAGCAATGGGCTGATCTCTCCTGCCGCCTCAAAATCAATTAGTCCCTCACATGCTTGAACCTCACGGCAAATGAGCTCCTGG GAGGGTGCCGGGTGCTGTCCATGACTCTGAGACACCCAGCGTGCTTCCTACAGAGGTC GTTGGAAAACTGTCACCTTACAGAAGCCTATTGCAAGGATCTGTCTTCTGCTTTGATTGTCAACCAGAGGCTGACACACCTGTGCTTGGCAAAGAACGCTCTTGGAGATCGTGGGGTGAaacttctgtgtgagggcctgagTTACCCTGAATGTCAACTACAAGCCCTGGT GCTATGGTGTTGCAACATAACCAGCAATGGCTGCATTCATCTCTCAATGCTCCTTCAACAAAATTCAAGCCTTACACACTTGGATCTGGGACTGAATCACATAGGAATCACTGGACTGAAGTTTCTGTGTGAAGCTTTGAAGAAATCACTGTGTAAACTAAGGTGTCTATG GTTGTGGGGATGTGCCATCTCTCCTTTCAGTTGTGCAGAACTCTTGTCTGCCCTTAGAAGCAATCAGAGCCTGGTCACTGTGGACCTGGGCCAGAATTCCTTGGGGTATAATGGA GTTTTGGGGCAGCACGAGCTACAGGAATTTGCTGTAGGCATCTAG